The following coding sequences are from one Anabas testudineus chromosome 16, fAnaTes1.2, whole genome shotgun sequence window:
- the cacng8b gene encoding voltage-dependent calcium channel gamma-4 subunit, with the protein MVCEKGIQILLTTVGAFAAFGLMTVAIGTDYWLYSRALICNSTANITQDDPHNKDKKDPGALTHSGLWRICCLEGVKRGVCSQINHFPEDADFDHDGAEYVLRVVRASNIFPILSAILLLMGGVCIAASRFYKSKRNIILGAGILFVAAGLSNIIGVIVYISAALGDISPKKDEDKKWQYSYGWSFYFGGLSFIMAEMVGVLAVNIYIEKNKELRCRSRTDIFKSTTHAMLRLPSYRFRRRSRSSSRSTDPSRSRDPSPVGGGGGKNFGLPPSALLSQGPISVSTLPNPHSRSHTALAGGDISLYTLSRDPKLGGLPPMYGTVDRATLYQLHNCFPKDGGGGGGVMMSGTLPSLKSHNPSNSSNSNAPMSNSVGSGPPPFTSSTVDRERGMGTLDRLKGDRESNSNTLNRKTTPV; encoded by the exons ATGGTGTGTGAGAAGGGGATTCAGATCCTTCTCACCACCGTGGGGGCATTCGCTGCCTTCGGCCTGATGACGGTGGCTATAGGGACGGACTACTGGCTGTACTCCCGTGCCCTCATCTGCAACAGCACAGCCAACATCACCCAGGATGACCCCCATAATAAAGACAAGAAGGACCCTGGGGCACTCACCCATTCTGGACTGTGGAGGATATGCTGCCTGGAAG GAGTGAAGAGAGGAGTGTGTTCTCAGATCAACCACTTCCCAGAGGATGCAGACTTTGACCATGACGGGGCAGAGTACGTCCTAC GGGTAGTCAGGGCTTCCAACATCTTCCCTATCCTCAGTGCCATCCTGCTGCTGATGGGAGGAGTTTGCATCGCTGCTAGTCGTTTTTATAAGAGTAAAAGGAACATCATCCTGGGAGCAGGAATTCTCTTTGTGGCTGCAG GTCTGAGTAACATCATCGGTGTGATTGTCTACATCTCGGCAGCACTAGGGGACATCTCTCCTAAGAAGGATGAAGATAAAAAGTGGCAGTACTCTTATGGTTGGTCCTTTTACTTTGGAGGCCTGTCCTTCATCATGGCCGAGATGGTGGGGGTGCTGGCCGTCAACATCTACATCGAGAAGAACAAGGAGCTGCGCTGCCGCTCTCGCACCGACATTTTCAAGAGCACCACACACGCTATGCTCCGTTTGCCCAGCTACCGCTTCCGTCGCCGCTCCCGCTCCTCGTCCCGCTCTACTGACCCGTCCCGCTCTCGAGACCCCTCACCTGTAGGGGGAGGTGGGGGCAAGAACTTCGGCCTGCCCCCCTCCGCGCTGCTTTCGCAGGGCCCCATCTCAGTGTCCACTTTACCAAACCCTCACTCTCGCTCCCACACGGCCCTGGCTGGAGGCGACATCTCCCTCTACACCTTATCACGTGACCCCAAACTGGGGGGTTTACCACCCATGTATGGAACGGTGGACAGGGCCACGCTCTACCAGCTCCACAACTGCTTCCCAAAGgatgggggtggaggagggggagtgaTGATGAGTGGCACACTTCCCTCACTCAAATCCCACAACCCTTCAAATTCTTCCAACTCAAATGCACCGATGTCCAACTCTGTGGGCTCTGGCCCCCCGCCCTTCACCTCGTCCACAGTAGACAGGGAGCGAGGGATGGGGACTCTGGACAGGCTGAAGGGAGACAGGGAGAGCAACTCAAACACCCTCAATAGGAAGACAACGCCTGTGTAG